In Anas platyrhynchos isolate ZD024472 breed Pekin duck chromosome 7, IASCAAS_PekinDuck_T2T, whole genome shotgun sequence, one genomic interval encodes:
- the C7H2orf76 gene encoding UPF0538 protein C2orf76 homolog isoform X3: protein MCGLFKEVLGLVKQIHCRFCSLLKQYEPRGAIPGYSKLVLMSAESSTITVRLVRSFEHRNFRPVVYHGVNLDQTVKQFITFVQKDVPSRAGLPPPFKNYKYDTMKIIHQAHKSKTGELVVSLEDDDKLILKEESTLKAAGVGGC from the exons ATGTGTGGTTTGTTTAAAGAGGTGCTTGGGCTGGTAAAACAAATCCACTGTCGGTTCTGCTCGCTGCTGAAGCAATATGAACCCCGTGGAGCCATTCCAG GTTATTCGAAATTAGTTCTCATGTCGGCAGAAAGTTCAACCATCACGGTTCGCCTTGTTCGCTCTTTTGAGCACCGGAATTTCAGACCTGTGGTGTATCATGGAGTTAACTTGGATCAGACGGTGAAGCAGTTCATTACTTTTGTACAGAAGG atgTGCCTTCAAGAGCAggacttcctcctccttttaaaaattacaagTATG atacaATGAAGATAATTCACCAAGCACACAAATCAAAG ACTGGTGAGCTTGTAGTGAGTTTGGAAGATGATGACAAACTGATTTTGAAAGAAGAGAGTACGCTGAAAGCAGCTGGAGTAG
- the C7H2orf76 gene encoding UPF0538 protein C2orf76 homolog isoform X2 has protein sequence MCGLFKEVLGLVKQIHCRFCSLLKQYEPRGAIPGYSKLVLMSAESSTITVRLVRSFEHRNFRPVVYHGVNLDQTVKQFITFVQKDVPSRAGLPPPFKNYKYDTMKIIHQAHKSKTGELVVSLEDDDKLILKEESTLKAAGQMRPN, from the exons ATGTGTGGTTTGTTTAAAGAGGTGCTTGGGCTGGTAAAACAAATCCACTGTCGGTTCTGCTCGCTGCTGAAGCAATATGAACCCCGTGGAGCCATTCCAG GTTATTCGAAATTAGTTCTCATGTCGGCAGAAAGTTCAACCATCACGGTTCGCCTTGTTCGCTCTTTTGAGCACCGGAATTTCAGACCTGTGGTGTATCATGGAGTTAACTTGGATCAGACGGTGAAGCAGTTCATTACTTTTGTACAGAAGG atgTGCCTTCAAGAGCAggacttcctcctccttttaaaaattacaagTATG atacaATGAAGATAATTCACCAAGCACACAAATCAAAG ACTGGTGAGCTTGTAGTGAGTTTGGAAGATGATGACAAACTGATTTTGAAAGAAGAGAGTACGCTGAAAGCAGCTGGA